Proteins from a genomic interval of Sphingobacterium lactis:
- a CDS encoding acyl-CoA thioesterase, producing the protein MFTFQHQVRVRYAETDNMGYVYYGNYAAFYEVARTEMLRSTGISYRELEDMGVMLPVTDLNCKFIKAAKYDDLITINTYIREKPGIRIKFEYELFNEAGELLNTGYTQLVFVDMKRNRPCKPPQVFMDKMAPFFGE; encoded by the coding sequence ATGTTCACTTTTCAGCATCAAGTCAGGGTCCGTTACGCGGAGACAGATAACATGGGCTATGTGTACTACGGAAACTACGCTGCCTTTTATGAGGTGGCGCGGACCGAGATGCTACGCAGCACGGGCATCTCCTACCGGGAGCTGGAAGATATGGGTGTGATGCTGCCTGTTACAGACTTGAACTGTAAATTCATTAAAGCCGCCAAGTATGACGATTTAATAACGATAAATACCTATATTCGGGAAAAGCCAGGAATACGGATTAAATTTGAATATGAGCTATTTAACGAAGCTGGGGAATTATTGAACACAGGGTATACCCAACTGGTTTTTGTAGATATGAAAAGGAACAGGCCCTGCAAACCACCTCAGGTCTTTATGGACAAGATGGCTCCATTTTTTGGAGAGTAA
- the mltG gene encoding endolytic transglycosylase MltG — MAENRKNRRGLGIVLIIVLIVALVAAFIGYQAFMAPSIATDAEYFYVKTDEPYESVIKRIEDEGVVKNFTYFSYVAKAMDLQSAGIKPGRYKLSKDLTNRRLIGNLRGGYQDAVKFRFQNIRLKEDFAGLLGKSFEADSLAFLNLLNDEALAKSYGFTKDNFFSMFIPNTYEIYWNTQPKEIIDRFGKEYEKFWTAERKAKAEALNLTTQEVSTLASIVKGEALHVDEMPKIAGLYLNRLKKGMLLQADPTVIFANNDFTIRRVLNRHLAIDNPYNTYRYKGLPPGPIMMPSIASIDAVLNFNQHNYIYMCAKDDFSGYHLFAETVAEHLVNARKFQRALDARNIKK; from the coding sequence ATGGCGGAAAACAGAAAGAATAGAAGAGGATTAGGCATTGTTTTGATCATTGTCCTGATTGTGGCGCTTGTGGCAGCCTTCATTGGGTACCAAGCATTTATGGCTCCGAGCATTGCAACGGATGCAGAATACTTTTACGTGAAAACGGATGAACCCTACGAAAGCGTCATCAAACGCATCGAGGATGAAGGCGTAGTGAAGAACTTCACCTACTTCAGCTACGTGGCAAAAGCCATGGACCTGCAGAGTGCCGGTATCAAACCGGGTCGCTATAAACTATCGAAAGACCTCACCAACAGGCGCTTGATTGGCAACCTCCGTGGTGGCTATCAGGATGCCGTTAAGTTCAGGTTCCAGAACATCCGCCTGAAAGAGGACTTTGCCGGTCTTTTGGGTAAATCATTCGAAGCGGACTCCTTGGCGTTTCTAAACTTATTGAACGACGAAGCATTGGCGAAATCCTATGGCTTTACGAAGGATAATTTCTTTTCCATGTTCATTCCGAACACATACGAAATCTATTGGAATACACAACCTAAGGAAATCATCGACCGCTTTGGGAAAGAATATGAAAAGTTCTGGACTGCTGAGCGCAAAGCGAAGGCCGAAGCCTTGAATCTGACCACGCAGGAAGTGAGCACCTTGGCTTCCATCGTGAAAGGGGAAGCCCTGCATGTGGACGAGATGCCGAAGATCGCTGGTCTCTACTTGAACAGGTTGAAAAAGGGTATGTTGCTACAGGCGGATCCAACCGTGATCTTTGCCAACAATGATTTCACCATCCGCAGGGTGTTGAACAGGCATTTGGCGATTGACAATCCCTACAACACCTACCGTTACAAAGGATTGCCTCCAGGACCGATCATGATGCCGAGCATTGCTTCCATCGACGCCGTTTTGAACTTCAATCAACACAATTACATTTACATGTGCGCTAAGGACGACTTCTCCGGTTATCATTTATTTGCAGAAACCGTTGCAGAACACTTGGTGAATGCTCGTAAATTCCAGCGGGCACTTGACGCACGCAATATCAAGAAATAG
- a CDS encoding YihY/virulence factor BrkB family protein has protein sequence MKKIHQRLLHVGIYDRFIEWTKTATLPGFGKLPLYTVMVFFFQEIARESIINKASSLAYNFMLAVFPGIIFLFTLIPYIPIDNFQKQLMELIQLALPDNAYSILETTLEDIINRQNGGLLSAGFVLCTFFATNGMTTLMMSFNKASLSRESRTWFQRRMVALALSIAIVLALAVGISLYAGSNYLINYLKTHIDYDLKWLWAFLIKTAQWLILFSIYFFTVSLIYKFGPSSTKKWKLFTPGATLATLLAMLSFSLFTFYINNFGAYNKLYGSIGTLIVIMIWMYINALILIIGFELNASIALSKQSIKIVKPRVYNSFKPNKI, from the coding sequence ATGAAAAAGATTCACCAAAGGCTACTGCATGTCGGCATTTATGACCGATTCATCGAGTGGACAAAAACAGCAACATTGCCCGGTTTTGGGAAATTACCCCTATACACCGTAATGGTCTTCTTCTTCCAGGAAATCGCCCGTGAATCCATCATCAATAAAGCTTCTTCCCTAGCCTACAACTTTATGTTGGCTGTATTTCCAGGGATTATCTTTCTCTTTACCCTCATTCCCTACATCCCGATTGACAATTTCCAAAAGCAATTGATGGAGTTGATTCAATTGGCTCTTCCCGACAATGCTTATTCCATTTTGGAGACTACCCTTGAGGATATCATCAACCGACAGAACGGCGGTTTACTTTCTGCGGGTTTTGTGCTATGCACCTTTTTTGCCACCAACGGGATGACAACGCTGATGATGAGCTTTAACAAGGCCTCTCTCTCGCGGGAGTCGCGTACGTGGTTTCAGCGGCGCATGGTGGCCTTGGCCCTGTCCATCGCTATTGTTCTTGCACTTGCCGTAGGAATTTCCCTATATGCAGGATCCAACTACCTGATCAACTACTTGAAAACACATATCGACTATGACCTGAAATGGCTGTGGGCCTTCTTAATTAAGACTGCGCAATGGTTAATCTTGTTCAGTATTTATTTTTTTACAGTGAGTTTGATCTATAAGTTCGGTCCGAGTTCCACCAAAAAGTGGAAATTATTCACCCCGGGGGCAACCTTGGCCACTTTATTGGCCATGCTTTCATTTTCCCTCTTTACATTTTACATCAATAATTTCGGCGCATACAATAAACTTTACGGATCCATCGGTACGCTAATCGTCATCATGATTTGGATGTATATCAATGCGTTAATACTAATTATTGGCTTCGAATTGAATGCCAGCATTGCCCTTTCCAAACAAAGCATTAAAATTGTAAAACCTAGAGTTTATAATTCTTTTAAACCGAACAAAATTTAA
- a CDS encoding PASTA domain-containing protein, translated as MSKFFLYLRTSSFRKNLIAGLIFIVVLFIVVYLGLKMYTKHGDSQEVPLLKGLHVSEALDIIDRAGLEVEIDSIYQMDAKPGLVIDQDPDPKAHVKSGRTIYLTIITQSAPEIAFPDIVDKTYIEASAILKNHSLKIADTVYMNDIARDVVLDVKFAGQPIRQGRMVPKGSKISLVLGNGRGDSEVNIPNLVGFNIDEAKFALAGLGLVLGSVDFDGTTTDSLGSVVVKQSPDTAAKIISIGSAIHVTLGKQAPAPVTPEPTTQNP; from the coding sequence ATGTCTAAGTTCTTTTTATACTTGAGAACGAGTTCCTTCAGGAAGAACCTGATCGCGGGACTTATTTTCATAGTCGTATTATTTATTGTCGTGTACCTTGGTTTGAAGATGTACACGAAACATGGCGATTCGCAGGAGGTACCATTACTAAAGGGGCTCCATGTGAGCGAGGCCTTGGATATCATTGATCGCGCCGGTTTGGAAGTGGAGATTGATTCCATCTACCAAATGGATGCGAAACCAGGTTTGGTGATCGACCAGGATCCGGATCCAAAGGCGCATGTAAAGAGCGGCAGGACCATCTATCTGACGATCATTACGCAGTCAGCACCGGAGATCGCCTTCCCTGACATCGTGGACAAGACTTATATTGAGGCTTCAGCGATTTTAAAGAACCATTCTTTGAAGATCGCGGATACGGTATATATGAACGATATTGCGAGAGATGTGGTATTGGATGTTAAGTTTGCTGGGCAACCCATCCGCCAGGGCCGTATGGTGCCGAAGGGATCGAAGATCTCCTTGGTGCTCGGTAATGGGCGTGGCGACAGTGAAGTCAATATCCCTAACCTAGTTGGTTTCAATATCGATGAGGCGAAGTTTGCCCTTGCTGGCTTAGGTCTGGTATTGGGATCTGTGGATTTTGATGGAACGACAACCGATAGTTTGGGTTCCGTGGTTGTTAAACAATCACCGGATACGGCTGCTAAGATTATTTCAATCGGTAGTGCCATCCATGTCACCCTAGGTAAGCAAGCACCGGCACCGGTAACTCCGGAGCCAACAACACAAAACCCATAA
- a CDS encoding hybrid sensor histidine kinase/response regulator: MLTSIIVLFVTFVVFFIFSYIQYKSIQQRIQNIYTSVNSDQNNFSDLLKLFNEAEDHFRIFSITYNMEDYTSYRSRLVKLKDAVDSLKYAKEDSSLQKPNSDYKGRSVNDLLPQYDKLNSMLDSMLTASKDLNILRTEYSNSELFELSPIHQPTETVTEVDPKKIVVKRKPLLKRIFQRTDDTVTVDNISIQHTEKIIQENNNLQKIIHENNIKAQEKLEELKQTLGKLRKNERALLADNFTLLHSANQLIRIIHEQRIQIQRENTDHELSTLIAKTDTFKWQIIISLTFVFIVICILVYYQFFTSYYEQKLMDEKVYASKLAEQKTDILAEITHEIRTPINSLIGIVDLLKSRKDLYQPKDILLLESAYSNITATSKTINDILNLSKIDQHDVLESSHFDYMDLLAEVMEAHKNQADLKNIKLEFENDRDKPTIIFSDEVKLKQVISNLVSNAIKYSTHGTVKASMDVDSQSNLIITVSDQGQGIPDALKKNIFKKYYTVNSNNKIEGGVGLGLYITKNIVNMLNGKINFKTNAGLGTIFKVEVPIPKPKQRRKTTLNVQKVNDLPKDLNWLIVDDNALNLLYLKQFFSLHNHVNTAINGKEALEVLRNVPIDVIVTDINMPVMTGDELLANVRANRAWDNIKIIATSSDNEQVKKLEKVRKVSFDGILIKPFNERKLTETILKTIYPIFEDGEAMSEKP; the protein is encoded by the coding sequence TTGTTAACCTCAATTATTGTTCTGTTTGTTACTTTCGTTGTATTTTTCATATTTTCCTACATACAGTACAAAAGCATACAGCAACGGATACAGAATATCTATACCTCCGTTAACAGTGATCAGAATAACTTCTCGGACTTATTGAAGCTATTCAATGAGGCGGAGGACCATTTCCGTATTTTCTCCATCACCTATAACATGGAAGACTATACGAGTTACCGTTCGCGATTAGTGAAACTCAAAGATGCTGTAGACTCCCTCAAATATGCTAAGGAAGACTCCTCCCTGCAAAAACCCAACAGCGATTATAAGGGCAGATCTGTAAATGACCTGCTGCCCCAATACGACAAGTTGAACAGTATGCTGGACTCCATGTTGACGGCATCCAAGGACCTCAACATCCTCCGGACGGAATACTCCAACAGCGAACTTTTTGAGTTGTCTCCCATCCATCAGCCCACAGAAACGGTGACAGAGGTGGATCCCAAGAAAATTGTTGTTAAGCGGAAACCCTTGCTAAAGCGCATATTCCAAAGAACAGATGATACGGTTACCGTAGATAATATCAGTATCCAACACACGGAAAAAATTATTCAGGAGAACAACAATCTCCAGAAGATCATTCATGAAAACAACATCAAGGCCCAGGAAAAGCTTGAAGAACTGAAGCAAACGCTTGGCAAATTGCGCAAAAACGAACGGGCACTTTTGGCAGACAACTTCACGCTCTTGCACAGTGCAAACCAGTTGATCCGGATAATCCATGAACAACGGATTCAGATCCAACGGGAAAATACAGATCATGAACTCAGCACGCTGATCGCCAAGACTGACACCTTTAAGTGGCAGATCATTATTTCGTTGACCTTTGTCTTTATCGTCATCTGTATATTGGTATACTATCAATTTTTCACGAGCTACTATGAACAGAAGCTGATGGACGAGAAAGTGTATGCATCTAAACTTGCTGAGCAGAAAACCGATATCCTTGCAGAGATCACCCATGAAATCCGGACTCCAATCAATTCCCTGATCGGTATTGTGGATCTTTTGAAAAGCCGAAAGGACTTGTATCAACCTAAGGACATTCTGCTGTTGGAATCTGCCTATTCGAATATAACCGCGACCTCCAAGACGATCAATGACATTCTTAACCTCAGCAAGATCGATCAGCACGATGTACTGGAGTCCAGTCACTTCGACTATATGGATCTCCTTGCCGAAGTCATGGAGGCGCATAAAAACCAAGCGGACCTGAAGAATATTAAACTGGAATTTGAAAATGACAGGGATAAGCCGACCATAATCTTTTCGGATGAAGTCAAGCTGAAACAGGTCATCAGTAATTTGGTGAGCAATGCGATCAAATATTCCACCCATGGCACCGTGAAGGCGAGCATGGATGTCGATAGCCAAAGCAACTTGATCATTACCGTGTCGGATCAAGGGCAAGGAATTCCAGATGCGCTGAAGAAGAATATCTTCAAGAAATACTATACCGTCAACAGCAACAATAAGATTGAAGGTGGCGTAGGCTTGGGACTTTACATCACCAAGAACATCGTGAACATGTTGAACGGGAAGATCAACTTTAAGACCAATGCGGGATTGGGAACCATTTTTAAGGTAGAGGTTCCTATTCCTAAGCCAAAACAGCGAAGGAAGACAACCCTGAATGTGCAGAAAGTGAACGACCTTCCGAAGGACTTGAATTGGCTAATTGTCGATGATAATGCCTTGAACTTACTCTATTTGAAGCAATTTTTCTCGTTACACAACCATGTGAACACAGCGATCAACGGAAAAGAGGCCCTGGAGGTGCTCCGCAATGTCCCTATCGATGTGATTGTTACGGATATTAACATGCCGGTAATGACGGGTGACGAGTTATTGGCGAACGTTCGTGCGAACCGCGCGTGGGATAATATTAAAATAATAGCCACATCCTCTGATAATGAGCAAGTTAAAAAACTAGAAAAGGTCAGAAAGGTTAGTTTTGATGGTATTTTGATCAAGCCGTTCAACGAGCGGAAGTTGACAGAAACGATCTTGAAAACCATTTACCCGATCTTTGAGGATGGTGAGGCGATGTCCGAAAAACCCTAA